A genomic region of Mycobacterium sp. Aquia_213 contains the following coding sequences:
- a CDS encoding ester cyclase: MSRLDEYRSLYLAYLKCCNEHDFDGMASFYTPTIKVNDAPMDPAAVAAQFAPIVSAFPDWHWDMRHLVVDDDYIAVHFTVTGTHRGAFQGVAATGRRVSISEFTLYRVEDGKFAEVWDLADMSAVMQQIGR, encoded by the coding sequence GTGAGTCGGCTCGACGAATACCGATCCCTGTACTTGGCCTATCTGAAGTGCTGTAACGAGCACGATTTCGATGGCATGGCGTCGTTCTATACCCCGACCATCAAGGTCAACGATGCTCCGATGGATCCCGCCGCGGTGGCGGCGCAATTCGCGCCGATAGTCTCGGCATTTCCGGATTGGCATTGGGACATGCGGCACCTCGTCGTCGATGACGACTACATCGCGGTGCACTTCACCGTCACCGGCACCCATCGCGGCGCCTTCCAAGGAGTGGCGGCGACCGGTCGCCGGGTGAGCATTTCGGAGTTCACTCTCTATCGCGTCGAAGACGGCAAGTTCGCCGAGGTGTGGGACCTCGCCGATATGAGCGCCGTGATGCAGCAGATCGGAAGGTGA
- a CDS encoding LLM class F420-dependent oxidoreductase, producing MTIRLGLQIPNFSYGTSVAELFPAVKAQAAEAEAAGFDTVLVMDHFYQLPGLGEPDEPMLEAYTALGALATATERVQLSTLVTGNTYRNPTLLAKAITTLDVVSAGRAILGIGAGWFELEHRQLGFDFDTFTERFEKLEEALQIIIPMLHGQRPTFDGKWYHTESAINEPRYRDHIPIMLGGSGEKKTFRLAARYADHLNLIADIDVLPHKLEVLRQRCAEINRDPATLETSTLLTVVLDDAPADIGEARGGRAVIGTPDQVADEIKRRVLDIGVDGVIVNLPTHGYTPGVVTKVGEALRPLVDA from the coding sequence GTGACTATCAGACTCGGATTGCAGATCCCGAACTTTTCCTATGGCACGTCCGTCGCCGAACTGTTCCCCGCCGTCAAGGCGCAGGCCGCGGAAGCCGAGGCGGCCGGATTCGACACCGTCCTGGTGATGGACCACTTCTATCAATTGCCGGGATTGGGTGAACCCGACGAACCCATGCTGGAGGCCTACACCGCGCTGGGCGCGCTGGCCACGGCTACCGAGCGGGTGCAGCTCTCGACGCTGGTGACCGGCAACACCTATCGCAACCCGACCTTGCTTGCCAAGGCGATCACGACGCTGGACGTCGTCAGTGCGGGGCGGGCCATCCTTGGTATTGGAGCCGGCTGGTTCGAGCTGGAGCACCGGCAACTGGGCTTCGACTTCGACACGTTCACCGAACGGTTCGAAAAGCTCGAGGAGGCGCTGCAGATCATCATCCCCATGCTGCACGGGCAGCGGCCCACCTTCGACGGGAAGTGGTATCACACCGAGAGCGCGATCAACGAGCCCCGCTATCGCGACCACATCCCGATCATGCTCGGCGGCAGCGGTGAAAAGAAGACGTTCCGGTTGGCGGCCCGCTACGCCGACCACCTCAACCTGATCGCCGACATCGATGTGCTGCCGCACAAGCTGGAAGTCCTCCGGCAGCGCTGTGCCGAAATCAACCGCGACCCGGCAACTTTGGAGACCAGTACCCTGCTGACGGTCGTGCTCGACGACGCACCCGCCGACATTGGCGAGGCGCGCGGCGGCCGGGCGGTCATCGGTACGCCCGATCAGGTCGCCGACGAGATCAAACGCCGAGTGCTCGACATAGGCGTCGACGGGGTGATCGTCAATCTTCCGACCCACGGCTACACACCCGGGGTCGTCACGAAGGTCGGTGAGGCGCTCAGGCCGCTCGTCGACGCGTAG
- a CDS encoding hydrogenase: protein MQTVLFTLGLVLFLLGLLTGFAIPALKNPRMALASHLEAVLNGMFLVVLGLLWPHIHLPEALGVTAVALIVYAAYANWVASLLAAAWGAGRKLAPIATGDHQASAVKELIVSFLLVSLSVAIVAGIGIVIAGL, encoded by the coding sequence ATGCAGACCGTGTTGTTCACGCTCGGACTGGTCCTGTTCCTGCTCGGCCTGCTGACCGGGTTTGCCATCCCGGCGTTGAAGAACCCGCGCATGGCGCTGGCGAGCCACCTCGAGGCGGTCCTCAACGGCATGTTCCTCGTGGTGCTCGGCCTGTTGTGGCCACACATCCACTTGCCCGAGGCGCTGGGCGTCACCGCGGTCGCGCTGATCGTGTACGCCGCCTACGCGAACTGGGTGGCGTCGCTGCTCGCGGCGGCATGGGGAGCCGGCCGCAAACTCGCGCCGATCGCGACCGGCGACCATCAGGCCTCGGCCGTCAAGGAGTTGATCGTCAGCTTCTTGTTGGTGTCGCTGTCGGTCGCGATCGTCGCCGGCATCGGAATCGTGATCGCGGGGCTTTGA